TGTTGAAGGCCATCTTCAACAAATCCAACATGACTGCAAGCTGTTAGAACACTCACAAAAGTGACATAATTGGGAGTCATGTCATTGCTCATCATTATTTCAAACATCCTAAGAGCTTCTTCTGCTTTTCCATGTTGTGCATACATTGAAATCATTGAGTTCCAGCATGTCGTATCTTTCCATACTGAGGAGGAAAATGTTTTTTCAGCTTCTTCCACACTCCCACACTTAGCGTACATATCGACAAGGGCATTCGTGATGAAAGCGTCTAATCCGAGACCCATCTTCAAGACTTGATTATGGAACTGTTGACCATGCTGGAGACTTGCCAGGTTGCTGGCTGCTGTAATCAGGGCTGCAAAAGTAAACTCATTTGGCCTTTCTcttgaaaattgtaaatcCGTGTATAGTTCGAAAGCCTCCTCACTTTCGAATTGTAGGTTATACCCAGAAAACAGTGCATTCCAAACAACAATGTCTTTATTAGTTGTCTCTTCAAACACATACCTAGCATCTCTAATGCATGAACATTTAGAATAAACATCTATAAGAGCACTGCTAGTGAACTTATCTAAAGAGACCCCATATTTGATGGTAAGGCCATGGATTTGCTTGCTCAATTGCAAGCAGAATAGTGCAGCTGACATACCTAGAAGGCTTACAAATGTTAAAAAGCTTGGTGAAACATGTTTTACCCTCATCTCACGGAAGATTTCCAATGCTCGATCCAAGTACTCTTGTCTCGAGTATCCTTCAATCATTGCATTGTACGAGACCACACTGTGACTATTCGTGTCATCAAAGACTTGTTCTGCATCATCCAAGGAATTGCATTTTGAATACATGTCAATTAAAGCATTTACCACAAAGTTATCATGTTCAAGACAAACCTTAATAATATAAGAATGTATTTGTCTTCCATGTTGTAAAGCATCAACTGAACCACATGATGTAAGAATGCTTGAACAAACATACTCATCTGCCTTCCATCCCATTCTGAACATTTCACTACCTAGTTCCACAGCCTCCCAATCATATGAATTTTGCATGTACCCGGATATCATGGTAGTCCAAGAAATAATATTCTTGATATCCATTCGATCGAAAAGTGCTTTCCCAGCTTTCACTCTACCACATTTTGTATAGAAATCTATAAGAACGTTATATGTCGACACATCCATCTTTGCTTCCCTTCTCATAACATAAGCATGAATTTGCTTACCGCCTTCCAGAAAACCAAGCATTGAACACGCATTTAGAACGCTAGATAGCACATATTTATCAGGCACAACATTACTTTCTCTCATTAAGTTAAACAATTGCAATGAAACCTCACTCCTTCCACTTTTTGTGTACCCTGTAATAATAGCAGTCCAAGTCACAGCACTCTTCATGACTAAACCATCAAATATCAATCTGGCTTTTTCTATCTCACCGTGTTTTGCATACAAGTCGATCAACGAAGTTCCTACATAAACATCCTCATCAAATCCTGCTTTAACAATGTAACTATGGACCTGGGAGCCAGGTTCACCACCATCACGTTGAACACAAGCTCTGATAGTGCTAgctaaaatatattcattcaCATTATTATCCGAGGTCCTCCGAAATTCCAAGAAATATAGCAATGCTTTTTCGTTATAGCCTAATCGAGTATACATAGAAACCACAGAAGACCAAGATACTAGGTTTCTATTAGGCATTTTGTCGAACAATGTCCCTGCATCAAAAACACTCccaattttgaaatatgaatgcaGGAGAAGGTTTGATAAAAACACATCAAATTGTAAGCCCCACAAGACAACTTGACAATGAACTTTCCTGTAGTATAAAATCGATTTGTTTGAAACAGGAACGAGCAACAGATTGGCAAGTGCCTTCCCTTTCACTCGTACATTTagggaagagaaagaaggaagcaCTGGTTGAACAGGCGGCGCAGTAGAACTACAAAATTTGCAACTTCTCAATTTGGTAATTGGAAGATGGGTCCAATagatattgaagaaaaaatggcgTCCCATAATTCTTATAAAACAGGCAACTCATGGGCATCTAGAGAAATGTATTTTACGCATTCAAAGAAACTCCAATCATTCTCTTCCTCCCCACCATTGTCtcatcaaataaatgatttagaaCTTGTAGACGAACATGAATCATTGCTTCACGAATAAACACTGATTAAAAGCTAGTAAGTTGTAGCCATATACTTCATACATAATAAGCTTAATAGCCACTATTTTTCAAGcagaagaacagaaaaacCTATTATCCAAGCTTCAATGACCGTGTTCATAAATTGGAGGCTGAGGGCTTGGGCGAGTCAATTGGACTTAGTTTGGACTAAGCTCCATCCGACAGAGAATTCAGAACACACTAATTTCAGTAAGCTATGAGGAACCAGAACCAATCTACCTCAATTTCGATGATCGGAGCCTGAGAATTCGTCGTCGCTGGCACCGGCACGGCAAAAGGTAATGTTTTACGTATTTGGGTTTTTTGGGTTGAAAATTAGGAGGGAGCAGGGGATTTTGGCTCGAAGTTACGAAGCAAATGGAGCCATATGGCAGCGTGAATACGATGTAATCGATGTTAGTGACAGTTTGTAATTTGTGAATGCAGCTCAAGCTAGTAGAAATTATTAGTTTTGATCTGTTATGTATATTCGTCagtttcacggttttaaaatgtatgtACTGGAGAAACGTTTCCGCATTCTAATAAGAAATGATTTGTTCCCCCCTCTAACtaatatggaatctcacaatccatcccctcaAGCcgagtgtcacggtcatgctcgtccaacgCGTGtagcccatggccgcatgcccatgacaagccaaaccctttatgtcttttcatatttagtgttttacttttgtatttatgacgtttcaaaaatatcatgtctaggtctgctagacatgaaatgcctcaaaatgtattatagggagatttctccctacccaaggttatattgtgagccgttgttatttctctcttgcttgcttatataatgtctctttcaaaaatctctcttttgaaaatctctttctgccatcgttttctaaaaccttctcttaaaaccgagaCCAGAGGCTCAAGCATACCTCGCTTGGTCGTAAGcaacgcaagaacgaattggcttagctcacttgtcgttggaaagtgagtgccgcacaatcgcaagtccgctgccatcaagagtgcgattgtgacacctgGGACTTGGGGTCatcgtcctcgttggcacgcctagtgtttggctctgatatcattcgtaatagctcaagcccaccgctgacagatattgtttttctttgaattttccctttcgagttttccctcGAAGTATTAAAGTGAGTCCTTTATAGTTACATAACGGAACTGGTACTCATCTAGATACTGCCCTACTCATATTTTAGTCATGCATATTCGGTTTCTAGCTTAGCATAATACATAACACATGTTTGTTGGAAATCCAATCTAGAGGCGTAAcgataattttatcaaatgtCCCGAAGATTTTAGTTACTAATATAACactatatgatttttttaagataattataaaaagaaaataaaataataattgagctATTGAAAATAGACTCAATcctctattttaaaattttcttaattttaaaatgcttttaataaatatttaagctCGGTGTAATGGATCGATCcctagattttaaaaaatgttgtataaatttttaaaatttttaattttgtatacgtctaattaatattttataaattttttttttaatgtaggTCACATTAAGAACGTTTCATGATTTGGATACCTTAATACGGTGAAGTTGGATATTTTAGATCCGATGCTTCtcaatatttatgtttagaaGAACAAACATCTCACTCGGTAACATATTTTTCAACTAACAAATTACTAACCCAAATCGTGAAAcccaaataattaataattagcAAAAAACCAAGAGCTCTCGGGCTCCCGGGCTCTCAGTCGTCGTCTTGTTATCTTTGCAATGCGTTGTCAAAAcccaaaaactaaaagaaattaaccaaaaagtaTAGTTTCATAGTGTCACAATCTAATTATGAGGAGaataggttgtgaccctcacgttgCGACAAGAGAAGTGTCGACCTTCAAATGACGCTCATCCGGTCACACGAGGGCCTAGACGAGTGACATGATGTGACAGAGGAGGACAAAGGATTATTTAACGCGCCACACAAAGTGGCCATGAAGAGAAGATGAGACATAAGCAAGATAAGGGCAACAAGTAGACAACAGTGtcaaagataggcttgttgaagggtgGGGTAGGGCCTTGAGCCTTCACCTCGAAAGTCGGGGTTCCAGAGGAAATTTGGGTATGTGGATCTAAAGTTAAgtccgtccatatgaaatatgaaagctcGTCCAATTTGGTGTTAATCAGACACTGGACAGACTCTCCATGACACCATATGTCCGTTTtgccaaaatcatgtctacactcACCCGTTTGGAAATGTCTCATAATGTGCCTTAGTGGGAGGCAAGTAGTCATCTCTCCACCACCCTTGTGCCCagtggcctaagtgagctacaTTGTGACACATATGTATGTTATAGTGAGGACGAGCGTTATGAGACGAGTATCTCGAGcaacttcctttgaaatgggtcttTCTAGGACAATATCGGGTGGCATGGGTGTGTCGGTGTTGCTCCCTAGCCCGAGTGTTGGAAGTTGGATTTGCACCTGCTATCCACTACCATATTCGTAAATGACATGGTATGGGCAAGAGAGACCCAATGCCTTGATAGAACTCGGATGGATAAATGTTTGGGATGTCCTGATGTTATGAACAACATATGGGACTGTTCTCAATGGTATGACCAAATTAGCTACGATGGCCGAAAACACACTGTACCTTGGAATGATGTTAAGACTTACGTGCCATGTTAATTGGGAGCCAAGGTGATGTTGGATGCGACTTTGGACCTTGACCCAAAGTAAAGGTAAAGTCGAATTGAATGACTTAGCCTACTGTAAACACAAGTTGGTTGTGGGACAGACGATTAAACATGCACCCGCAAGTAGCATCTGTGACGTttggttggcgaagacaaacctccCTTAAGATTTGACCAcaaatagatatatatatatatatattatattggaAAATCTCCTTCAATTGTGGCGGCAAAATACTTATCCTCCGGAGTCCAAACCGAACTCAGAAACCCCAAAATCGAACCATGCTGGACGTAGCCACCGCTGGCTCCACCTATTCCTCTGCTCTCTCCTTCCAATTTCGCCGTTCAAAGTCCTTCAACATCCCCCATCAATGGCGGATCAGAGCTTCCTCTGCTGCTTCCACTGTTGATCTCACCGCTCTTCAATCCGCCATCGACAAGGTTCATTTCCTCCGTTTAATCTCATTTCTCTACAAATTAAACCTACCATTGTTGCCCGAATCGTATTGTGAGTGAACATCTTAATATCATTTCTGCGCCATTGTTGACTTACACAGtttcttcatatatatatatatatatatatatacagaaaGATAGTAACGCCGTTAAGGAGGCG
The Cucurbita pepo subsp. pepo cultivar mu-cu-16 chromosome LG16, ASM280686v2, whole genome shotgun sequence genome window above contains:
- the LOC111777384 gene encoding pentatricopeptide repeat-containing protein At4g39530 → MGRHFFFNIYWTHLPITKLRSCKFCSSTAPPVQPVLPSFSSLNVRVKGKALANLLLVPVSNKSILYYRKVHCQVVLWGLQFDVFLSNLLLHSYFKIGSVFDAGTLFDKMPNRNLVSWSSVVSMYTRLGYNEKALLYFLEFRRTSDNNVNEYILASTIRACVQRDGGEPGSQVHSYIVKAGFDEDVYVGTSLIDLYAKHGEIEKARLIFDGLVMKSAVTWTAIITGYTKSGRSEVSLQLFNLMRESNVVPDKYVLSSVLNACSMLGFLEGGKQIHAYVMRREAKMDVSTYNVLIDFYTKCGRVKAGKALFDRMDIKNIISWTTMISGYMQNSYDWEAVELGSEMFRMGWKADEYVCSSILTSCGSVDALQHGRQIHSYIIKVCLEHDNFVVNALIDMYSKCNSLDDAEQVFDDTNSHSVVSYNAMIEGYSRQEYLDRALEIFREMRVKHVSPSFLTFVSLLGMSAALFCLQLSKQIHGLTIKYGVSLDKFTSSALIDVYSKCSCIRDARYVFEETTNKDIVVWNALFSGYNLQFESEEAFELYTDLQFSRERPNEFTFAALITAASNLASLQHGQQFHNQVLKMGLGLDAFITNALVDMYAKCGSVEEAEKTFSSSVWKDTTCWNSMISMYAQHGKAEEALRMFEIMMSNDMTPNYVTFVSVLTACSHVGFVEDGLQHFNSMARYGIEPGMEHYASVVTLLGRAGRLSEAREFIEKMTIRPAALVWRSLLSACRVFGNIELAKHAAEMAISIDPMDSGSYIMLSNIFASKGMWGDVKRLRLKMDVSGVVKEPGQSWIEVNGEVHVFVSRDRVHEESDLIYLALDELTVQMKDAGYVLDTTILEAND